GCAGGCAGAATGAAGCCATCGCGCGTCGGAATATTGAGAAGGCTGATGTAAAGAAGCCCGCTACCCTTGCAGCCATAAGCTTCCCGCAGATTCACTCCCTCGCCCGTCTGGACGAGAATGTCTTCCCGGCGAGAAATATGAAGGATCGGGGGTGTTCCTCCGGCCGACGGCAATGGCGGTGCGCCTGACCTCAGGCTCGCACTCCCCGGTAGGCTGCGAACATGGGCCCGAGCGATGTCGCAGAATTGTGCGATCGCCTCCAAATCATGCAGATACCGTTTGAAATTGCCGACCAGTGCTATCAAATCCTGGTCGCTTAAGCGCAGCCGCTCCGCCATCGCATCGTAAGGAGCCGTCGTCTGGCGCAATATCTTGTGGTACAGATGCTGGATGTGATCCAGGACATTGGTGATTTCCTCACGGTCTCCCGCGGTGTCCGCCAGCATGGCGCCGAGATCGTCGAGTTCGCGCGAGGGAAAGCCGTCGTAGCTGAGGTTAATGATCAGGCGGCGAATGATGTTGAAACATCGGTCGAGGTCCACGCCGTGCTGTTCAAATTCGGCAGCCGTTCGGCGCAGCATCAGATAGCCCATCTCCTCGAGCAGGCAGTCAAGCTGGTAGAAATGGCAACGCATCTCCTCAAAGCCGCCGAGTTCGATCCTGCGGTGCACTGTCTGCCGGAACGCACAGATGTGCGCAAAAGCCGCCGTGGAAACCTGCTGCTGGCAGGAGTCGATCACCGCCTGGAGCTCACGGAAAAGTTCGTCCTGGTAAAGCCCTTTGAGGGATCGTATCACGCCCTCGATACATACGCTCGCCCGCTGCGCCCAGAATTCGGGATCGAAGTTTCCGTCATGGAACTCGAGGAGCTCAAGCTCGGCCAGTTCCTGGCGCAACGGCGTCTCGATCTCCGGCGGCAGCGTGAAACTGTCGATTTTGCGCTTGATGACTCTCAGACGGTGGCGATAGATCCAGCTGTTCTGCGCCCGGATGCCTTCTGAGATCAGGGTCTCGAGTTCGTGGTCCAGGCTGTTGCCGAACTCGCATCGTAACAGGCTCTCGGCGTAGAACTCGCGCCACTCTTCGATCCGGCTCAGGGTTTCCGAAGTGCCGAGCAGCTTCTCCAGGTCGGCGACCAGGCGATGGAAAATCCCGGCGAGCGCATCCCGGTGCGGCGCTTCCAGATCTGAGGGTGACAGCTCACAGAAGCCAAGCTCGGCGAACGGCTGCGGATCGGAGGTTTCGAGATAGGAGAGGTACGCCCGCGCCAGGCGCAGGGTGCGCTGGCCAAGCGCATGATGGCTGCTGCGGCGAATCTCGTTGATGATCGCACTGCCTCGGACCTGCACCTCCGCCAGCTGGACGGTGATGTTCCACACCTCATCGATAAGGTTGGGACGGAGCACCAGAGCCGACAGATTGCGGACCAGAACGCGCGTGATGAATCGCAGCCGTCGGCCATAGGGGCCATTGAGCAGGCGTGCCAGCTCGTCCATGAGATTACGTATCTCGGGTTGCAGGTTCTTCGCCCCGATAAACGCCCGGGAAACCATGCCGCCAAGGTTTGCCACCATGAAATGGAGCAGATAGTTGGCTTTGTTGATGTTGGCGCATGAGTTGATCTGTGACAGCAGGGCGGCTATATCACGGATCCGGGTTACGTCGATCTCATCGATCCCTTCATCCTCAAACTCGTAAAGCTCGTCTTCGAGGTCGATGGGCTGAATCAGGGCGGTCCCGGCATCGAGTCCGGCAAAGCGCGCGATCAGGGTGTCGGTCAGGATGGTGCCGGGAGACAGTTTCCTCGGCGCGAGCGGGAGGGCTTTATGATTGGAGACGACGTAGGTCACCAGGTTGCTTTGGATCACGTAAGGGACGAGGATCCGCTCGCCGGCCCGCAGTACCCGGTTGTTGGCAATCTCGAGGCGGCGGCCGCCGGCACAGAAGGTCTCGATGTCGATCAGAAAGTCGCGCAGCGCAGCCGCCCGCCCGGTTTCGTCCGGGTGCCGGAGGGCTTGCGCGAGGGCTGCGGTGACCGTGGCGATCTCCGCCTGCTCGGTTCCTGCCAACAACTCAGCGAGGCGCGCACCAGGATCGATGAGCGGCGCGGGCATCGGCGCTGAAGCCGCCATTGGTCGCTCTTTCCGGTCGTCCCCTGGTGCCGGAATCGCGAGCGCTTCCCGAGTTTCTCCGGACGGGACTTCCCGGCTGGCTGCATCTCCCGCATAGATCCCGGCAAGGCGTCGGATCTCGATGTGGAGAGGGCGCCCTGCATCCTCGAGCACCCGGTTTGCTGCACGCAATGCCCGCACGTAATCAGACCACTGACTGCCGTCGATCGGCACCGTGCACTCGGCGGCCAGGCGCCCAATCAACCCGATCATTTCCTCGCGCAGGATCTCATATAGCTGCTTGCCCTGAATGTGGGCGATCGCCCGGCCCAGCGCGAGGGATGCCGAGAGTATGGCGTTCATCCCGAGATTCTGCTTGCGCTGCATGACCGCAACCGCCCGCTCCGGTGTCCGCTCTTCCGCGAGCTTGCCGCGCCGCTGCGCCATGCGCAGTTCCAGCGCCAGCAGCTCGCGGTCGATGTCGCACAGCGTCCGCGTGGCCAGATTGCGTCCCTCGAAATAGGGGGCGATCATCTGGCGGATATTGTCCACGGCGTTCAGACAGCCTTTTCCCTGATAGCGTCGCGTGCGTTCAAAGAGATTGCGGAGAGCCTCATCGCCGGTCGCCACAACCCGGTCGAGATCCACACCCTTTTTGAAGGCGAAAACCTTCGACTCGATTTCGTCGAAGAGCGCACCATGAGCGTCGATCAGCTCCAGATGCTCGGCCCGCTCGATCACCGCATCGACCAGATGGATGGCCTCGCCCGTGCCTGCTGAAGTGCCCAGCGGCGTCGCCCCCCGGAACTGCAGGGCAACCCCTGCCTCAGGCAGCGCCAGCTCGACCTCGACACCCACGGTCGGAATGCCGGCATTGGTGGGTTCTTCGTAACCCCAGACCTTGCGTACCAGCGCTCTCTGCCCTTCGATCAGCGCCGGAACATCCGAGGCATCGGGCGCCCGGCGCATCAGCGCAGCCACGGCCTGGTACTTGACCAGCCGCTCGGTGTTGGCACCGCCGCCGCATTTGAGCCCCAGGGCGTTGACCGCCAGCGCGATATGAGCTTCCATGTCGTCGTTGGGGCTCTTCGACCGGTGTGAAACCACAAGGTCGAGCCCCTTACCGAGCGCCACCAGCATGGCGATCAGCGTTTCATAGAGCGAGCCGATCTGATTGGCCTTGATCAGCGCCGTGTTGATCAGACCCTGCCCGGCGGCCATCTCGATGGTGCGGTCGTTGGTGGTGACCAGGTCGTCGCCGATGATGAACAGCTGGTCGCCGAACTTCTCGAGCAGCTTCTTCCAGCCCTCGACGTCATTCTCCGAAAACCCGTCTTCGATGGACAGGATGGGTATGTCGTACTGCAGGATTGCCTGTTCGTAGATCGCCAGCACGCCGTCGCGGTCCAGCACGATCTTGGCCTTATCGCGCCAGAAAAGGTACTGGCCGATGGCACCCGGGATGTTGTTTTCCTCACGATACGCGATCTCGAGCTCGCTCATGGCGGGGTCGAGAGCAATCGCGACGTCCCTCCCGGGACGAAGGCCGCACTCCTCGATCGTCCGGCGCATGAGGGTCCACAGCCGGACTTCAGGGAGCGGATAGTCGCGGCGATCGATGTAGGGCGCCAGCCCGCCCTCCAGACCTATCCCCATGACACGGCAACCTTCCTCCTTCTCGATCACTTCCTTGAGCCGGTTCTGGAGACGCACAGTCATTTCCTGCGCCTCCTGGAAATCGGAGGCCCCGAGGATCAAGAACATGGCCTCCTGCATGCTGATGTTTGACTCGGGGTATTCTCTTTCGGTGTGCCGTCCTCCCATGCCGCAGTTGCGAAATTGCCAGGGGGCGGTGACCATTCCCAGACGCGGATGCACTGCCTGCTGCAGGCGTTCCTCCAGCATCCGGCGCTTCATGCGCCGTGCCAGCTCGTGCCATTTTCCCTTTTCCGTCTGGGCAGCCACCTGCGCAGCCGACACCCGCGCACGCGCCTCGCGCTCCCTGAAATCCCTGTACTTGCCGCGATCCGCCAGGCAGAAATCAAGCAGCCCGACGATGCCGATTCCCAGGAACAGCCGTCCCAGGTAGATGGCCAGCGCGGTCTCGGTCAGGAGCCCCAGCGCGATCAGCGCCACAGCCGGGGGGAGTGCGACATACGCCAGGTTGCGGCTCGCGCGCGGCCCGGCAGCTGCCACCGCGAGGTTATAGGGAGCGTCCGGATAGTAGTTCAATGCCTCGCGCCGGATCCCTTCTGCTCTGCCAAAAGGCGCCAACAGGAAAACACGGGCATAGTAGAGGAGCCGCGGCAGAAGTGGCCGCTCGAGCCGGCGTTGCACTCGTGCCGCCAGAGACTCGCTCAAGGCATTGAGCCGTGCTGCCGTCAGAAAGTGTCCCATCTCGTGGACGGCAATGCCGGTGTGGAAACTGATGTAGAGAAAAACAGCAGACAGAATCGTCTCGGGGCTCCAGAAAATGAAGCGCAGCACATCGGACTTGAAGATCGAGGCAGCCGGGAGTGCCAGAACCGAGGAGATGAAGGCGACATGGAAGGACACGAGGATGTGGTTTGCGATCACCCACCCTTCCTGGAGGTGTGCGTCGGTGGACGGAGCGGCCTGTTTCGTTCGTTTCGCAGAGAGCATCGCATTTCTCCTCTGCAAATTTGCAATGCGCTTGGTGTCGGACCCGAAGAAGGAAAACAGCTACATCAGCTACATTAACACAGGCTCCTGATAAAGCCCTAAGATTCGATTTCTGCCTTGTTTCTTGACCGCACGGCTCGAAAAACCGGCACGGGCTCCTCCCCGCGCGGACTGCGTGTCCAGGACGCTCCTAATTGCAGAAAATAGAGCCAAAAATCGGGTTCAAGATTCTCTTTTACCTGGCCTCCATATCTCAGCGCTTGATCTCCGGATAGTAGGACGATGGATGCAGACGCAGCCAGAGGTAGTCGTAGACGCCGTCCGGCAAATCCTCCATCAGTTGAAAGTTGTAGACTTCGGTCGGGCCGCCGGCTTGGGGCACATGGCTGACTACCTGGAAACGAAAGCGATCCGGCTGGCTGAAGCGTTCGATGTCCGCGAGCCGCCAGTACCGGGAGTCTCCCACTTTGGACGATTGAAAAATGACCTTGTCCGCATAGATCCTCAGCATCCCCATGGCGCCGACGATCGTGTGCAGATGCTTGACGGGTATCTCGAACGCCGGCTTTTCCCCTTCTTCGGGAATGACCGCGAGCTCCATGGGCCTCTTCACATGGGAGAGGAGGAACGCGCTGAGTGCCGGATCCGCCTGCTTGTCAAGCAGGGTGAATTCGAACACCTTGTCCTTGCCCGCCCAACGCTTTTGATCTTCGTAGGTGACCACGGAAATCTCCGTCGGCGATTTGACTTCAACCACGCGGATTTCTTCGAACTTCCACCTGCGTGCATCTTTGGCATGGGAAGTCTGGTACTCCACGCCCTCGGGTGTGATCTTCAGCGTTCCCCGGCAGTCTTTGAGTATGTGGCGGTGCTTGACGGCGTACTCGAAGCTTTGTGCCAGGGAAACCTGGGTAGCGGATAAAGCGAAAATCAGGACCACAATCGATCGAAACATAGGACCTTCCTTTTTTCTCACCTTGGCGGTTCAATCCCCATTTCAGTGCCTGCGAGCTAAACTGTCGAAACTCGAATGGGTGCCTCACTGCTTTTTCACACTTTCGACGGCCTGCTCATAGGTCAGGAGCCTGCCTCCGTGGACGGCCTGGTAACTGCGGGCAGCCGCTTCTTCTTTGAATGCCGCCAGGCTGGGAAGACAGCGATCGAAGGTTCGATCAAACTCGACTCCCGGCTCGCGTGGCGGGGCTTCCGTCAAGGGGCCGCAGAGCTGTTCGTCGGACCCTTCCACGTAGAGTGCCTTCTGCCCATCGATTTTTACTCCAGTGGCGCGATCGGCAACCAAGAGTCCGGCAATCTGCCCAGGATGGTTCTGTTCATAATGCAGCGCGCAACGCGGGCAGCAGGTATGGACTTTGGAGCTGTTTTTCAATAGCACAATCGAATCGTGCGCGGCATGAACAGGCCGTCCACAGATGTCGCATTGCTGGCTTGGGAGTACAAGGCGCTGATAAGCCAGATAGCATCCGCCACCAACGACACCCAGGAGAATCAATCCGATAAGCACGTTTTTAATTTTCACGGGCTTACCTCCTTTGCAAGCGATCTGACTTCGCCGTACCATTTCCAGATCGCATAGATCGCGGGATAGACCGCAAGTTCCAGAATAAACGAAGTGAAAATGCCGCCGATCATGGGCGCCGCGATGCGCTTCATGACATCCGCGCCGCTTCCGGTCGACCACATGATCGGAACCAGACCGGTAAACATCACCCCCACCGTCATCACTTTGGGCCTGAGCCGCTTGACCGCTCCGTGCAATATCGCTTCTCTAAGGTCGGCCCACCCCTTCATTAAACCTTTATCCCTCGCTTCGTGGTACGCAAGATCGAGGTAGAGCAGCATGAACATCCCGGTTTCAGCATCGACGCCCATGAGGGCGATGAGGCCAACCCATACCGCGATGCTCATATTGTAGCCCAACAGGTAGAGGAACCAGATCGCGCCGACGGCTGAAAACGGCACGGCCAGGAAGATGATGATGGTTTTGGCAACCGACTTCGTGTTGAGATACAGGAGCATGAAGATGATGAAGATCGTGATGGGAACGACCACGTAGAGGCGCGCCTTTGCCAGTTCCATGTACTCGAACTGACCGCTCCAGATCAGCTGGTAGCCTGTAGGAAGCGTCAGGTTTTCCCGCAGGACTTTCTTGGCATCCGCGACATAGCTGCCGATGTCCCGCTTCGAGGTGTCGAAGTCCACGTAGACATATCCGCTCAACCTGCCGTTCTCGTCCCGGATCATCGATGGCCCGGTTACGAGCTTGATGTCGGCCAGTTGGGCTATCGGAATCTGGGTTCCGTTGGGCGCCATCACAAGAGTGCGGGTAAGCTTGTCGAGATCGCTCCGATAGTCGCGCAGGTAGCGCACATTGACAGGATAGCGCTCGCGGCCTTCAACCGTCGTAGTGACGTTTTCTCCCCCGATAGCCTGCATGACCACGTCGTTGGCGTCGTCGATCGTCATGCCGTAGCGAGCCAGGGCTTCGCGGTTGAGATCGAAATCCAGGAAGTACCCCCCTGCCGTCCGCTCGGCAAAGACGCTCTTGGTTCCGGCGACGTTTTTCAAGACGCTTTCGATATGGATTCCAAGCTCCTGCACCTTGTCGAGATCCGCGCCCATGATTTTGATGCCGATGGGCGTGCGCACGCCGGTAGTAAGCATGTCCACCCGAGCCTTGATGGGCATCGTCCAGGCATTGACCACCCCTGGGAACTGCATGGCGTCGTTCATACCGCCCGGACCATACACCAGCTCTTTGATACTCTTATGGTCCGGCCAGGCTCTTCGGAGCATCCCTTGAAGCCATTCCGGAGCCCATGGGGAATACCATTGTGGAACTTTAGGCCATTGCGCCTCGGGTTTCAGGACGATGACGGTTTCCATCATTGAAAATGGCGCGGGATCGGTAGCCGTTTCGGCTCGGCCGGCCTTTCCAAACACGCGTTCGACCTCGGGAAATTGCTTGAGGACTTTGTCCTGGACCTGGAGCAGCTTGCCCGCCTCGGTCACGGAAATACCTGGTGGCGTGGTCGGCATGTAAAGGAGGACGCCTTCGTTGAGTTCGGGCATGAACTCCGACCCCAGACGCTCAAACACCGGGACAGTGAAGGCAACCACCAAAATGGCCGCGCCGACAACTGCCCAGCGGTACTGCAACACGAAATCGCAGATTGGGTGGTAGATTTTCATCAGCGGCTTGCTGATGGGGTGGTTCTCTTCGCTATGAATCTTGCCGACGAGAACCGCATTCACAATAGAGGCCACCCATTTGGGACGGAACCGGTAAGGATCCATATGAGTAAAAAGCAACCGCATAGCCGGATCCAGAGTGATGGCGAGGAAGCCGGCAATTGCCATCGAGAAGGTCTTGGTATAAGCCAGCGGCTTGAAGAGCCGGCCTTCCTGACCTTCCAGCGTGAAGATGGGCAGGAACGAAACCGCGATAATCAGCAGCGCGAAAAAGCTCGGCCCACCCACTTCCTTAACTGCGCCGATGACCACATCTTTGTAACTGCCCCGCCTGCCCTCCGTATCCCAGTGTTCGAGCTTCTTGTGCGTTTGTTCCACCACGACAATGGCGGCGTCCACCATGGCGCCGATGGCGATGGCGATGCCGCCCAGACTCATGATGTTCGCCGTCATGTGCATGCCGTGCAGTGGGATGAACGCGATGATGATCGTGATCGGAATGGTCAGGATCGGGATGATGGCTGACGGGAAGTGCCACAGGAAGATCAGAATGACCAGGCTGACGATGGTCAACTCTTCAATGAGAGTACCCTTGAGGGTTTCGATGGCACGCTGGATCAGCTCGGCCCGGTCATAGGTAGTGACGATCTCCACGCCGGGCGGTAGGGACGCTTTCATCTCCTCGAGCTTCGCGCGCACCCGCTCGATCACTTTCAGGGCATTCTCGCCGTAGCGCATGATGACGATGCCGCCCACGGCCTCCCCTTCGCCATCGAGCTCAGCGATGCCCCGGCGGATGTCCGGACCCAAAGTAACAGTGCCGAGGTTTTTGACCAGAATCGGTGTCCCGCCGTTTTTGCTGGTGCCGACCACGATATTCTCGATGTCGGAGAGCTTCTTTATGTACCCGCGGCCCCGGACCATGTATTCGCGGCCGGAAAATTCCACCAGCCGGCCACCTACATCGTTGTTCCCCCGCTGCACCGCGCTGACTACGCGATCGATGGGAACGTCATAGGCCAGGAGAGCATTCGGATCCACGTTGATCTGGTACTGGCGTACGAAACCACCCAGAGGCGCGACCTCGGCGACGCCGGGAACCGCCTGGAGGGCATACCGCAAATACCAGTCCTGGAACGAACGCAGTTGCGCCAGATTGTTCTTGCCGGTCTTGTCTACCAGCGCGTACTCATAAACCCACCCCACTGCGGTCTCGTCACGAGCCAGCTCCACGTTCACACCCTGGGGAAGCCGGGGCAGGATGTTGCTCAAATACTCCAACGTGCGCGAGCGCGCCCAGTAGATGTCGGTGCCGTCTTCGAAGATGATGTAGACGTAGGAGAAACCGAAATCGGAAAATCCCCGAATGTCCTTTACTTTCGGCACCCCCAACATGGCGGAGATGATGGGGTAGGTTACCTGGTCTTCGATGATGTCGGGGCTGCGGTCCCACCGGGTGTAGATGATGACCTGCGTGTCGGAAAGATCAGGGATCGCATCCAAGGTGATGTTCTGGATGGACCAGACGCCGACCATGGTAGCGACCATGATGAAGAGGAGCACGATGAACTTGTTGTGCGCGCACGCCTCGATGATCTTGTTAATCATGGTTGTTTTGCTCCGGCTGCAATTGAGGATTGGAGGGGACCATGAACCCGCCTTTCTTTTGCGGTTGATGCTTGGATAGATCCATGGGGGCGCTCTGCGGTGCCGGCGCATCGGGCGACTTTTTGGTTTTTCCCCCTGAGGCGGCGCCGTGCTCCATCCCTGGGATCCCCATCCCGCCGGCCGCCGACTTCAACTTGCTTTCGGAGTCGATCAGGAAATTCCCGGAGGTCACTATCTTCTCGCCCGCCTTCAGCCCGCTGAGCACGATCACTCGGTTATCCACCCTGTCGCCGAGTACAACCTTGCGTGGCTCGAAGTACCCTCCTTCGAGAGCCACAAAGACCATTTGCTCGGCGCCGGAATCGAGGACGGCTTCCTGCGGGATAGCCAGCCTCTGTCCATAGTCGATCTTCAAGTCCGCATTCGCGTACATCTCGGGTTTGAGCGTGAAATCCGGGTTGGGGAACTCCGCCCGGACCCGGAGCGTGCGGGTGGTGTTGTCGAGCTGCGGGTAAATGTAAGTGACTTTGCCGCGGAAGGTCCGTCCGGGGAAAGAGTCGATCGTCAGCATGACCGTCTGGCCCAGTTGGACCTCATGAATCTCATACTCATAGAAATCAGCGATCGCCCAGACAGTCGACAAGTCGGCAATCGCATACAACTCCGTGTCAGGCGTGATGCGCTGATTTTCATAGGCGTTGCGGGCGGTGACGAATCCGCTCACCGGAGAATAGAGCATAAGCGCCTTTATTGGCTTCCTGGTTTTCTCGACCTCAGCTATCTGCTGCTCCGAGATATCCCACAGTTCCAGGCGTCTCCGAGCGGCTTCGAGCAGCGAGTTGGCGCCGGCGGCCACGTCTTTGTAAGAGCTGCTGCCCAGCTTCTCTTGTGCCCGCAGCGCGAGCAGATACTCGTCCTGTGTGGCGACCAGCTCCGGGCTGTATATGCTCAGCAGAGGCTGGTTCTTGGTGACAAGCTGGCCCGTAAAATCGACGAGAACCCGGTCAATCCAGCCCTCGATCTTTGCATGAATGCGCGCAATCCGGGTTTCGTCATACGATAATCGCGCCACCGCGCGGATGGTCTTTGTGAGCGGCTGCCGCGTCACCTCGCCATACTGCACACCGATCAGTTGCTGCTTTGCGGAGCTGATCTTGAATGCGTCTTCCTGAGGTTGAGCTGCGCCGCTTTGCTCCTCCGCA
The Terriglobia bacterium genome window above contains:
- a CDS encoding nitrous oxide reductase accessory protein NosL — encoded protein: MKIKNVLIGLILLGVVGGGCYLAYQRLVLPSQQCDICGRPVHAAHDSIVLLKNSSKVHTCCPRCALHYEQNHPGQIAGLLVADRATGVKIDGQKALYVEGSDEQLCGPLTEAPPREPGVEFDRTFDRCLPSLAAFKEEAAARSYQAVHGGRLLTYEQAVESVKKQ
- a CDS encoding efflux RND transporter permease subunit, with the translated sequence MINKIIEACAHNKFIVLLFIMVATMVGVWSIQNITLDAIPDLSDTQVIIYTRWDRSPDIIEDQVTYPIISAMLGVPKVKDIRGFSDFGFSYVYIIFEDGTDIYWARSRTLEYLSNILPRLPQGVNVELARDETAVGWVYEYALVDKTGKNNLAQLRSFQDWYLRYALQAVPGVAEVAPLGGFVRQYQINVDPNALLAYDVPIDRVVSAVQRGNNDVGGRLVEFSGREYMVRGRGYIKKLSDIENIVVGTSKNGGTPILVKNLGTVTLGPDIRRGIAELDGEGEAVGGIVIMRYGENALKVIERVRAKLEEMKASLPPGVEIVTTYDRAELIQRAIETLKGTLIEELTIVSLVILIFLWHFPSAIIPILTIPITIIIAFIPLHGMHMTANIMSLGGIAIAIGAMVDAAIVVVEQTHKKLEHWDTEGRRGSYKDVVIGAVKEVGGPSFFALLIIAVSFLPIFTLEGQEGRLFKPLAYTKTFSMAIAGFLAITLDPAMRLLFTHMDPYRFRPKWVASIVNAVLVGKIHSEENHPISKPLMKIYHPICDFVLQYRWAVVGAAILVVAFTVPVFERLGSEFMPELNEGVLLYMPTTPPGISVTEAGKLLQVQDKVLKQFPEVERVFGKAGRAETATDPAPFSMMETVIVLKPEAQWPKVPQWYSPWAPEWLQGMLRRAWPDHKSIKELVYGPGGMNDAMQFPGVVNAWTMPIKARVDMLTTGVRTPIGIKIMGADLDKVQELGIHIESVLKNVAGTKSVFAERTAGGYFLDFDLNREALARYGMTIDDANDVVMQAIGGENVTTTVEGRERYPVNVRYLRDYRSDLDKLTRTLVMAPNGTQIPIAQLADIKLVTGPSMIRDENGRLSGYVYVDFDTSKRDIGSYVADAKKVLRENLTLPTGYQLIWSGQFEYMELAKARLYVVVPITIFIIFMLLYLNTKSVAKTIIIFLAVPFSAVGAIWFLYLLGYNMSIAVWVGLIALMGVDAETGMFMLLYLDLAYHEARDKGLMKGWADLREAILHGAVKRLRPKVMTVGVMFTGLVPIMWSTGSGADVMKRIAAPMIGGIFTSFILELAVYPAIYAIWKWYGEVRSLAKEVSP
- a CDS encoding efflux RND transporter periplasmic adaptor subunit — protein: MSSDEENVNQKSEARQKEDQVAKSASTTPPGPVVPPEPAGPAAPIFPPEAATLPGPVVPPAPAGPPAPRHPRRAIWMLLFVVALAGAAYIFRGSLESIWKPQGARSARPGERKILYYRCSMHHEVKSDKPGKCPICGMDLVPVYAEEPEQAAISGERKVLYWQDAMNPQNHYDKPGKAPDGMDLVPVYAEEQSGAAQPQEDAFKISSAKQQLIGVQYGEVTRQPLTKTIRAVARLSYDETRIARIHAKIEGWIDRVLVDFTGQLVTKNQPLLSIYSPELVATQDEYLLALRAQEKLGSSSYKDVAAGANSLLEAARRRLELWDISEQQIAEVEKTRKPIKALMLYSPVSGFVTARNAYENQRITPDTELYAIADLSTVWAIADFYEYEIHEVQLGQTVMLTIDSFPGRTFRGKVTYIYPQLDNTTRTLRVRAEFPNPDFTLKPEMYANADLKIDYGQRLAIPQEAVLDSGAEQMVFVALEGGYFEPRKVVLGDRVDNRVIVLSGLKAGEKIVTSGNFLIDSESKLKSAAGGMGIPGMEHGAASGGKTKKSPDAPAPQSAPMDLSKHQPQKKGGFMVPSNPQLQPEQNNHD